In Cuculus canorus isolate bCucCan1 unplaced genomic scaffold, bCucCan1.pri scaffold_65_arrow_ctg1, whole genome shotgun sequence, a single window of DNA contains:
- the LOC128850743 gene encoding olfactory receptor 14A16-like, which produces MSNTSSITQFLLLGFTDTRELQLLHFWLFLGIYLAALLGNGLIITTIACDHHLHTPMYFFLLNLSILDMGSISTTVPKSMANSLWNNRAISYAGCTAQVFFMLFFFSAEYSLLTIMSYDRYVAICKPLHYGTLLGSRACVHMAAAAWGTVFPYAVLHTANTFALPLCKGNAVEQFFCEIPKILKLSCSHSYLKEAGLLVISCLLALGWFVFIVVSYLQIFRAVLRIPSEQGQHKAFSMCLPHLTVVSLFLSTVMFAHLKPPSISSPSLDLVVAVLYSVVPPALNPLIYSLRNQQLKDAVWKLVSGSF; this is translated from the coding sequence ATGTCCAACaccagctccatcacccagttcctcctcctgggattcacagacacacgggagctgcagctcttgcacttctggctcttcctgggcatctacctggctgccctcctgggcaatggcctcatcatcaccaccatcgcctgtgaccaccacctccacacccccatgtacttcttcctcctcaacctttCTATTCTTGACatgggatccatctccaccactgtccccaaatccatggccaattccctctggaATAACAGAGCCATTTCCTATGCAGGATGTACTGCCCAAGTCTTCTTTATgttattcttcttttctgcagagtattctcttctcaccatcatgtcctacgaccgctacgttgccatctgcaaacccctgcactacgggaccctcctgggcagcagagcttgtgtccacatggcagcagctgcctggggcacTGTTTTCCCCTATGCAGTCCTGCACACAGCCAATACATTTGCCCTGCCCCTCTGCaagggcaatgctgtggaacagttcttctgtgaaatcccaaagatcctcaagctctcctgctcacactcctacCTCAAGGAGGCTGGGCTTCTTGTCATTAGTTGCTTATTAGCTTTGGGgtggtttgttttcattgtggtgtcctatttgcagatcttcagggctgtgctgaggatcccctctgagcagggacagcacaaagccttttccatgtGTCTCCCTCACCTGACTGTGGTCTCCCTGTTTCTCAGCACTGTTATGTTTGCCCACCTGAAgcctccctccatctcctccccatccctggatctGGTGGTGGCAGTTCTGTACTCAGTCGTTCCTCCAGCACTAAACCctctcatctacagcttgaggaaccagcagctcaaggatgcagtcTGGAAACTTGTGTCTGGCTCTTTTTAA
- the LOC128850744 gene encoding acrosin-like, which yields MKMLFFFVLLALCLPVQGSWQTCEQSSEPGAAGCPKAAHTHPSSRAFSRVSGSHRTCGLRPLDYYGYGSARVVGGRDAQPGAWPWIVSVQKVRETHISHVCGGSIIHPQWVLTAAHCFVDAQNVPAWCVVAGTTSLTDMGPEAQVRYVRQIIIHEDYYNTTQANDIALMELYEPFRCGPYVQLACVPDFSLQLWQLRNCYVSGWGVTTARSGGLPPALQEAKVPLIDIQVCNSSGWYRGDIHPHNLCAGYPQGGIDTCQGDSGGPLVCQDSYADHFWLVGVTSFGAGCARAHRPGVYTSTRHFRDWILTQMMRRSVKAATATQRFWSHFLTTSNPVEMPQTTEPSYSSSCLYPLNKLVDFFTQVQELLQVLKGGST from the exons ATGAAGATGCTCTTCTTCTTCGTCCTGCTGGCCCTGTGCCTGCCTGTGCAGGGATCGTGGCAGACCTGCGA GCAGAGCTCGGAGCCAGGCGCTGCTGGCTGCCCCAAGGCCGCCCACACTCACCCCAGCAGCCGAGCATTCAGCAGGG TTTCTGGTTCCCACAGGACCTGTGGACTCCGGCCCTTGGATTACTATGGCTATGGCTCAGCGCGTGTTGTTGGGGGCAGAGATGCCCAGCCAGGAGCCTGGCCATGGATTGTGAGCGTGCAGAAGGTCCGCGAGACGCACATCTCACACGTGTGTGGAGGGTCCATCATCCACCCCCAGTGGGTGCTGACGGCAGCCCACTGCTTCGTTGACGCCCA GAATGTCCCAGCGTGGTGCGTGGTGGCCGGTACCACCTCCTTAACTGATATGGGCCCAGAGGCACAAGTGCGCTACGTCAGACAGATCATCATTCATGAAGACTACTATAACACCACTCAGGCGAATGACATTGCCTTGATGGAACTGTACGAGCCTTTCCGGTGCGGCCCCTACGTGCAGCTCGCCTGCGTGCCTGACTTCTCACTGCAACTCTGGCAGCTGAGAAACTGTTATGTTAGCGGCTGGGGGGTCACCACGGCCAGAT CTGGAGGACTACCCCCAGCGCTGCAGGAGGCCAAGGTTCCCCTCATTGACATTCAAGTGTGCAACAGCAGCGGGTGGTACCGTGGGGACATCCACCCCCACAACCTGTGTGCGGGCTATCCGCAAGGCGGCATCGACACCTGCCAG GGGGACAGTGGGGGTCCTCTGGTCTGCCAAGATTCCTATGCTGACCACTTCTGGCTGGTGGGAGTGACCAGCTTTGGAgcaggctgtgccagagcccaTCGTCCTGGGGTCTACACTTCCACACGGCACTTCCGTGACTGGATCCTCACCCAGATGATGCGGCGCTCAGTTAAAGCAGCCACTGCAACGCAACGCTTCTGGAGCCACTTTCTCACCACCTCGAACCCTGTTGAGATGCCCCAAACAACGGAGCCAAGTTattccagctcctgcctgtATCCACTCAACAAGCTGGTGGACTTCTTCACTCAGGTGCAGGAACTCCTGCAGGTCCTGAAAGGCGGAAGCACCTGA